In Synergistaceae bacterium, the following proteins share a genomic window:
- a CDS encoding XkdX family protein, which translates to MNMSAKFEQVKGWITEAEFQTITGKSY; encoded by the coding sequence ATGAACATGAGCGCAAAATTTGAGCAGGTCAAAGGCTGGATTACTGAGGCGGAATTTCAAACCATAACAGGCAAATCATATTAG